TTAGAGAGGGTATAcataatttgattttctgatacaactttttcttttgaacaacagtggaaataaaattagatATCTCAACTATAttcgaatataaataattgcatCTCTCCTTAAAAAATCGCGCCTTTCCGTTAAAGCAACGCGTGTCTGTTAGAGCTTGGATGAAGCCGATCAATACGAGGCCCGCCGCACTCATCTGTGCTGGAAAATGTGCTGATAGTCAGTAAATTCCTCCCTACTTGTAGtcgtaagaattttttaaatatttagctGAGTGTAACATTACGTGGTTGTGACTGATTGAAGTGCGcctaaaagtaattttttcaataaaatatttttgtacgtGTAGTATGGTTACTATTTGACACAATACCTAAGAACAGTGAAGATCAGGAACATCGAACGAAATTATGTAAGAACATGGTACGATCGAAAgtgctacattttttttcaacaatcaattttaaagACAGTCACGATTTAAGGTTTAACATCATTTTTGATAcacagaatttttaaataaccCACACATATCTGGttcttttgaagaaaattatagTGAATCATTTACACTTCTAAAATGAACTTTCATTTGCAActgatattaaataatttcatttgtttgttcGAGATAAATATAACGCgcgttaataaataaaattaaataatgaatgTATACACTCGTGATTACTTAATACTGCAAATAGTATAATTTTTGCTTGTCGTTATAATGTGAGTGCTCAAAGACTGTTTTCTTCGTAAACGTAGTTAACACAATTTTCGCGAGAGCGTTATTTTCGCAATAAGTGATGTATTACGCAATTCCTCGCGCATTTCCAAACTCCTAATCATGAACGTTTAAAGGAAACgggaattattttattatgtatCATAAATTACTAACAATTGTTGAGCGATTTATGTACGACTATTCCATCATCCATGGGAAATATACCAGTAAAACCTGAAAATCACACAACGATTTACACTAAACTTAAGTCTAATAAGTGCAATAACAAAACTTGCTTGTAACTAATATAGTGAATTTAGAAACATTTCCTTTTCAATACCTGTGCCCGAAAAGGGGGCCAACTGCTGAAAGAGATGTTCACAATTCTGATTTCGACCTATTGGTACTTATGGTATGTGTGATGTGATTAGCAACTGGTATATAATTGTGATTCACCGTAACGACTATGTATACTGTTtctttgatattattattccttGTAGTCAGAAACATGAACTATTTTTATCCTACAAACTTCCCTTACATTCCTTTCGATCACcctttatacattatatattctCTATAGGGCGGCTGTATTAGCAGGACTTGCAATAACAGCTGTGTGCGCTTGTTGGTTCTGGAAACATTATGCAACTGGCTCAATTGAAGATGGGTCTCCATCAGACAGAACGTCAGCAGCTTCCTGTTACTTACCTCCGCATTACAGCCGATGCAGTTCGTTTTTTCAAGCTCTACCACCTCCTTACAATGAGGTAAATATCCCCTATTCACAAACCTTAATATTAGCAAAAATCTGTCTGATACATTGAATAATGCCACCTAGGTGACATCAAAGCCGGACCTGTATCCGTTGGTGATTGGCTATGACGAAGGCATAGGCAAAAGTACTTCCGGCTTGGTGATGCGCTACTTTCGATCTTTGTCTCACGCGAGTACGTTGGATTCTCTGAGCTCAAGTTTTATGTGCAATGTGGTTAACGAGGCTAACACTATTATCCCACCACCATACTCCTGTAATAATAGCATAGATGAATTGTCAACCGTTGAATGCAGCCGAGGTCCAAACTTGAATGGTGGATCTATCATTTCATTAGCAAACCACAGGACAACTTCTGATATCTCTAGTCTGGCAGCTCAATCCCCTTGCTCACCTCCCAGAGCGACTACTCCCACTATAGAGGTAGGGTTCATTTAGTATGGTTGATTGATATAACAATAACCCATTTCCGATTTTTTGTCTCAACTTCTGATTATAGGTGAGGGAATTATTGGATAAGATCCACCAGCTCCCTGCACAGTTTCCACACGAGCCAAACGTCAACGCTTTAACGACGCAAAATCGACCACAAATGCTTGATAGTTTGAGTTCGTTCGGGGCCTTGACACGGCCTCTAAGTCCTGGAGAATTAGTGGCATTTAGGCCCAGAAGAGCTCGAGGGAAGATGTATATGCCTCTTGGCCTACCGAGTTCAAGAAGTAAGTCAAAAAGGTGGCTTTCTCGATCAGCGCCCACAACACCATGCGGGACCGCACCTCCGCCGCTATTACCTGGGCAGAATAGGAGACCATCCCAAGTCGAGAATAAGAGTATAGACTATCAGGGCGTTCCCTTGCTTTCTGAACAGGATGAAGAACCACAGCAAGTTTGACAGGATGAGAATTTGGTGCCTCAGAATAAGTAAAATAACGTTTTTATGAAACAAAATCTTGATAAAACAGGTTCTCATTGAACAATAAGAGCTTTCGATCCCTGATTGAAAAGTGGGTATATGTGACACATTTTAGTACACTAATaagtaaatttcaaattatacattacatTCCGCAGCAGCAAAAGTATACCAATATGTATGCATTATCTCTTCAAATAAATCTTCAAAGCTTCAAATGTTAATGCTCAAGATAGCTTTGAATATTATAGAACCTGCTGCGTTAACTTTCATAAACCTTCTATAGGTAGATATACAAACAAGGGAAATAATTTAAGCAATCTTCTCAACTAGATCAATTCTAATagatgtatatttataacaaaacTATTTCATGTTGTAAAACATTAAGTTTTCAGATTACCGGAAAGCTGTTCGCAGTTATATTACTTGAATAATTACACCTTGTGATAGAATATTATTACGAAAAAAGACGTAAAATGAAACTTCACACACCGATAGATCACGTGATCTAAAGATTTGAGAGATTTATTAATACACACAATTTACCTAAGCAACGATTACAGAAACCTTTTACCTGACCTATATCTCATAGGTAGGTACATGcaataatatattcaaatatcacGTACATGATTACTCATTGTTAAACAGGATGAGTGAAATAATcgataaataatgatattgcAAAGTACTACATGCTGAAATAATTTAGAGAAATAATACGTCCATTCTGGCCTTCCATTGTAGGgaattaatattcatacaagagacaaaagagaaataaaactaACAATTCCAAGACAATATgcagaaaatttatacaagaAGGATAGTAGTACACGAACATTGCATGTATAGGATGTGCCTACAACGGAATCCTTACATAATAGAATAATGTCAGCTGAAATTTCAGGCCTGACAATAACGCCCTGCGTGTTGAATTGAAAGTGTCCCGATATTTGTTTAGTAAAGCGATTACGTGATTTACAGCCAGTTCTGAACTCATTATTATGCAACAGTAAATCTTCAACCAAATTAATCTGAAATATACCTAGgaaagctaaaaaaaaatatttaaagaaatattaaCGAGGCCTGACAATGtcatataaaaattgtaagtaATTTATGTATGCACTGTGTAgttacatgtatttttttatggaGTCtgatgtgaataaaaatgagcTGTTGTGGCAGGAGAAAATCACTTATTGTATGCGTGTTTTCCTCGCCAGTGTTACTATCATTATGTCTAATACTAATACTCTAAAAACTATTGTTAACCCTGATGGTTTACAACCCATATTCACTGATAGATGTGTACCATAATTTCTAAAAGTCAATGGTACAATTCCGAAGCACAGGTGTGTAGGCTGATAAAAAATCctgcatacatatatgcatacgcTGTAGCAGTGTGATATTAATTAAAGGTCGTCCATTCCATTTCCCCATATATATTCGGGATGATGAAATTCACAGTACAGTTCAACTCATTCTCACAGCAAAAAGTTAATTTTCGAGTAGTTTGGAGGTACACGTTTTTGGGACGAATGTGGTGCTCAGGAGTAGTAATCATTCCAATTGGGTATTGATAACACGAAATAGCTTGTGTCTTTACACCTTACGTAATTGTAATATCCGTCTAGGCGCACGCGGGCGCACTCGCCTACaaatgatttaattaaagtataggtacccgagagaagaatgtatatatagatcataaataataatagatcagatgtaataatgatgcagtGACAAAGAAGTATGTACCGGAAacaaactagattatctacaataatacggctatgatatgaaaaccgaagaattattcatttcgaaatgggattctattcgacacgcgctcgatctattccataacattaatattcataattattccaacaacttttcatttgatctctcgatcttgaattttcgtaggcatggaatcgaaacgctgttttagctagtcgcaagtaaagtatctacgttgggtagagaggcagaattgtttttcgaaaggtgttcaaatggaaaaaaattcgaagtaactgtaatacatcacggatgcgctaagtTTGATTGAGATGGA
This is a stretch of genomic DNA from Neodiprion fabricii isolate iyNeoFabr1 chromosome 2, iyNeoFabr1.1, whole genome shotgun sequence. It encodes these proteins:
- the LOC124174686 gene encoding uncharacterized protein LOC124174686, yielding MFTILISTYWYLWAAVLAGLAITAVCACWFWKHYATGSIEDGSPSDRTSAASCYLPPHYSRCSSFFQALPPPYNEVTSKPDLYPLVIGYDEGIGKSTSGLVMRYFRSLSHASTLDSLSSSFMCNVVNEANTIIPPPYSCNNSIDELSTVECSRGPNLNGGSIISLANHRTTSDISSLAAQSPCSPPRATTPTIEVRELLDKIHQLPAQFPHEPNVNALTTQNRPQMLDSLSSFGALTRPLSPGELVAFRPRRARGKMYMPLGLPSSRSKSKRWLSRSAPTTPCGTAPPPLLPGQNRRPSQVENKSIDYQGVPLLSEQDEEPQQV